In Mytilus edulis chromosome 7, xbMytEdul2.2, whole genome shotgun sequence, a single genomic region encodes these proteins:
- the LOC139483481 gene encoding uncharacterized protein, translated as MVLEFCILERLHNTITTLKIFSDSQSAVGLLTLNVAPKSYIDVIRDIREHIEDLRTKGMEICILWTSGHANIQGNDEADLLAKQAVEEATHLLPKNNIITLQDVKQGAHKSVMLKWQRRWELSDTGRDLFDITPNVKNITIFDFTSKKIFSILIQLRTGYTTLNYYKQRTGQDTTDLCSCGIKETQQHYLTECPNYESNREEMYHQISKEIDGIRKINTCTLLGRLDHENTEEYKRKLEIISAFISKTGRFDLPEHPQPQS; from the coding sequence ATGGTACTGGAATTTTGTATACTGGAAAGACTACACAACACCATCACCACACTTAAGATCTTCTCTGACAGTCAAAGTGCAGTAGGACTCCTCACACTAAATGTGGCACCCAAATCCTATATTGATGTGATTCGAGACATCAGAGAACACATCGAGGACCTAAGAACTAAAGGGATGGAAATTTGCATCCTATGGACATCAGGACATGCAAATATTCAAGGGAACGATGAAGCAGACTTATTGGCAAAGCAAGCAGTAGAAGAAGCAACACACCTCTTgccaaaaaacaacataattACCCTTCAAGACGTAAAACAAGGTGCACACAAGAGTGTCATGCTGAAGTGGCAAAGACGATGGGAACTAAGCGACACAGGAAGAGACCTATTTGATATAACACCAAACGTCAAAAACATCACAATCTTTGACTTCACATCCAAAAAAATCTTCAGCATCCTTATACAACTTAGAACTGGCTACACAACCCTTAATTATTATAAACAACGCACAGGGCAAGACACCACCGACTTATGCAGCTGTGGAATTAAGGAAACACAACAGCACTACCTCACAGAGTGCCCCAACTACGAGAGTAACAGAGAAGAAATGTACCACCAAATTTCAAAGGAAATAGATGGAATACGCAAGATCAACACATGCACCCTGCTAGGAAGACTAGATCACGAAAACACAGAAGAATATAAACGGAAGTTAGAAATCATTTCGGCCTTTATCTCAAAAACAGGACGTTTCGACTTACCCGAACATCCGCAACCTCAATCGTAA